The proteins below come from a single Salinilacihabitans rarus genomic window:
- a CDS encoding SDR family oxidoreductase — translation MASERRLDGAAAIVTGASSGIGAATCRALAAEGANVALAARSEDRIEALAAELEDAHGVEALAVPTDVREEAQVEALVEAAVDAFGGLDVLVNNAGLARGSDVESLPTDEYRLMQATNVDGVFYATRAALPHVREREGHLLFVGSFAGQYPRPFNPVYAATKWWVRGFAKSVAAQVGGDGVGVTVVNPSEVRTEFETTDGDTFAERFDAGEVTEPEEVAAAIAFAATRERSSVTELDLYRRDKFGGF, via the coding sequence ATGGCATCCGAGAGACGCCTCGACGGGGCGGCGGCGATCGTCACGGGAGCGAGTTCCGGCATCGGCGCGGCGACCTGCCGCGCGCTCGCCGCCGAGGGCGCGAACGTGGCACTCGCCGCGCGCAGCGAGGACCGAATCGAGGCGCTGGCGGCCGAACTCGAAGACGCCCACGGCGTCGAGGCGCTCGCGGTCCCGACGGACGTCCGCGAGGAGGCGCAGGTCGAGGCGCTCGTCGAGGCGGCCGTCGACGCCTTCGGCGGACTCGACGTGCTCGTGAACAACGCGGGTCTGGCGCGGGGCAGCGACGTCGAGTCGCTGCCGACCGATGAGTACCGCCTGATGCAGGCGACCAACGTCGACGGCGTCTTCTACGCGACGCGGGCGGCGCTCCCGCACGTCCGCGAGCGCGAGGGCCACCTGCTCTTCGTCGGGAGTTTCGCGGGCCAGTACCCGCGACCGTTCAACCCCGTCTACGCCGCGACGAAGTGGTGGGTGCGCGGCTTCGCCAAGAGCGTCGCCGCGCAGGTCGGCGGCGACGGCGTCGGCGTCACCGTCGTCAACCCCTCGGAGGTGCGCACGGAGTTCGAGACGACCGACGGCGACACCTTCGCCGAGCGGTTCGACGCGGGCGAGGTGACCGAACCCGAGGAGGTGGCCGCGGCGATCGCCTTCGCCGCGACGCGCGAGCGCTCGTCGGTGACCGAACTCGACCTCTACCGGCGGGACAAGTTCGGCGGGTTCTAG
- a CDS encoding phosphoenolpyruvate hydrolase family protein: MEFTREESRERLEETVSNGEPIVGAGAGTGISAKFAERGGVDLLIIYNSGRYRMNGRGSLAGLLPYGDANEIVVEMGHEVLPVVEDTPVLAGVNGTDPFRQMDVFIEDLKRRGFSGVQNFPTVGLIDEDSGFRQNLEETGMGYDKEVDMIQEAAEQEMLTCPYVFSEEQAREMTEAGADVVVSHMGLTTSGDIGAETALDLEAAAERVQAHHDAAKEVDEDVLVICHGGPIAWPDDAAYVLENTEGVVGFFGASSLERLPTEEAIENQAREFKGIDL; this comes from the coding sequence ATGGAATTCACACGCGAGGAGTCGCGCGAGCGACTCGAGGAGACCGTCTCGAACGGGGAACCGATCGTCGGCGCGGGCGCGGGCACCGGCATCTCGGCGAAGTTCGCCGAGCGCGGCGGCGTCGACCTGCTCATCATCTACAACTCCGGGCGCTACCGGATGAACGGCCGGGGGTCGCTGGCGGGGCTGTTGCCGTACGGCGACGCGAACGAGATCGTCGTCGAGATGGGCCACGAGGTGCTGCCGGTAGTCGAGGACACGCCGGTGCTGGCCGGGGTCAACGGCACCGACCCGTTCCGGCAGATGGACGTCTTCATCGAGGACCTGAAGCGGCGGGGCTTCTCGGGCGTCCAGAACTTCCCCACCGTCGGCCTCATCGACGAGGACAGCGGCTTCCGCCAGAACCTCGAGGAGACGGGGATGGGCTACGACAAGGAGGTCGACATGATCCAGGAGGCCGCCGAACAGGAGATGCTGACGTGTCCGTACGTGTTCAGCGAGGAGCAGGCCCGCGAGATGACCGAGGCGGGCGCCGACGTCGTCGTCTCGCACATGGGCCTGACCACGTCGGGCGACATCGGCGCCGAGACCGCCCTCGACCTCGAAGCGGCCGCCGAGCGGGTACAGGCCCACCACGACGCCGCCAAGGAGGTCGACGAGGACGTGCTCGTGATCTGTCACGGCGGTCCGATCGCCTGGCCCGACGACGCCGCGTACGTCCTCGAGAACACCGAGGGCGTGGTCGGCTTCTTCGGCGCCTCCAGCCTCGAACGCCTGCCCACCGAGGAGGCGATCGAGAATCAGGCCCGCGAGTTCAAGGGGATCGACCTCTGA
- a CDS encoding carboxypeptidase M32 yields the protein MGVTDEDQAAEPGAYERLLDRSRKLANVRQASMVLAWDQRVTMPDGGTPARAEQLSTLSSVEHDLLVDDAVGEWLETLRGADLPDERAAVVRELRREHQRAAGVPAELVERLARHRTESQQVWQEAKEADDFERFAPALAELIDLHCERARAIDPAENPYRVLFEDAEPYLPLETVERIFDDLREHLVPLIEEIRERGRDLPSPFRGREYDEERQRTLSEAALDALGFEWDRGRLDTASHPFVAGNQFDARVTTRFDPEDPLDALLATIHEFGHATYQLGLPDEEYGTPLGASRSSGVHESQSRFWENHVGRSRAFWEFFLPTVREHLPGLEDVTVDEAYAAVNRVDPDNPIRVEADELTYHLHVLLRCEIDRAFVEGHLPVEEIPEEWNRKMESYLGVSPESDAEGCLQDTHWSSGFARFQNYTVGSVLAAQLDAAMREDLAVDDLVREGEFAPIRDWLTEHVHRHGQRYTTEELIEVATGEPLTADYFLSYVDGKFRDLYDL from the coding sequence ATGGGGGTCACGGACGAGGATCAGGCGGCCGAACCGGGGGCGTACGAGCGACTCCTCGACCGGTCGCGGAAGCTCGCGAACGTCAGGCAGGCGTCGATGGTGCTGGCCTGGGATCAGCGGGTGACGATGCCAGACGGGGGGACGCCGGCGCGGGCCGAGCAGCTATCGACGCTGTCGTCGGTCGAACACGACCTGCTCGTCGACGACGCGGTCGGCGAGTGGCTCGAGACGCTGCGCGGCGCCGACCTCCCGGACGAGCGCGCGGCGGTCGTCCGCGAACTGCGCCGCGAACACCAGCGGGCCGCCGGGGTGCCCGCGGAACTGGTCGAACGGCTCGCGCGCCACCGGACCGAGAGCCAGCAGGTCTGGCAGGAGGCGAAGGAGGCCGACGACTTCGAGCGGTTCGCGCCGGCGCTGGCCGAGTTGATCGACCTCCACTGCGAGCGGGCGCGGGCGATCGACCCCGCGGAGAACCCCTACCGGGTGCTGTTCGAGGACGCCGAGCCCTACCTCCCGCTGGAGACCGTCGAACGGATCTTCGACGACCTGCGCGAGCACCTCGTCCCGCTGATCGAGGAGATCCGCGAACGCGGCCGCGACCTGCCGTCGCCGTTCCGCGGCCGCGAGTACGACGAGGAGCGCCAGCGGACGCTCTCGGAGGCCGCCCTCGACGCACTGGGGTTCGAGTGGGACCGGGGCCGCCTCGACACCGCGTCGCACCCGTTCGTGGCGGGCAACCAGTTCGACGCCCGCGTCACCACCCGGTTCGACCCCGAGGACCCGCTCGACGCGCTGCTGGCGACGATCCACGAGTTCGGCCACGCCACCTACCAGCTCGGCCTCCCGGACGAGGAGTACGGCACGCCGCTTGGCGCCTCGCGGTCGTCGGGCGTCCACGAGTCCCAGTCGCGGTTCTGGGAGAACCACGTCGGCCGCTCGCGGGCGTTCTGGGAGTTCTTCCTCCCGACGGTGAGAGAGCACCTCCCCGGCCTCGAAGACGTCACCGTCGACGAGGCCTACGCCGCGGTCAACCGGGTCGACCCCGACAATCCGATCCGGGTCGAGGCGGACGAACTCACCTACCACCTCCACGTGCTCCTGCGCTGTGAGATCGACCGCGCGTTCGTCGAGGGCCACCTCCCCGTCGAGGAGATTCCCGAGGAGTGGAACCGGAAGATGGAGTCGTACCTCGGCGTGAGCCCCGAGAGCGACGCCGAGGGGTGCCTGCAGGACACCCACTGGTCGTCCGGCTTCGCGCGCTTCCAGAACTACACCGTCGGGAGCGTGCTGGCCGCCCAACTCGACGCCGCGATGCGCGAGGACCTCGCGGTCGACGACCTCGTCCGCGAGGGCGAGTTCGCGCCGATACGCGACTGGCTGACCGAGCACGTCCACCGCCACGGCCAGCGGTACACCACCGAGGAACTGATCGAGGTGGCGACCGGCGAACCGCTGACGGCCGACTACTTCCTATCGTACGTCGACGGGAAGTTCCGGGACCTCTACGACCTGTAG
- a CDS encoding carboxypeptidase M32 has product MSTDQARSAEGDAYEELESRVERIANVQNAAGVLRWDQEVVMPEGGTPARAKQLSTLSSVGHELLTADETGELLDELEGEDLSGERAAVVREVRRRYDRATSVPSELVEEISETTSNAHPVWKEAKEEDDFEAFAPTLEKLVELKREYANHIDPDADPYAVLFADYEPYLDLETAERVLERLRDELVPLIEAIEDGDADLATDAFSGTFADDDQEALARDALDALGYEWDRGRLDTAPHPFSSGTQFDARVTTRFDESDLLGSLTSTIHEFGHANYTLGLPDEGYATPLGESRDLTVHESQSRLWENHVGRSKAFWEYFLPTARERFPELEDVGPGEAYEAANQVYDDNLIRVEADELTYHLHIVIRFEIERDLISGDLDVEDVPEVWNDKYEEYLGVRPETDAEGCLQDIHWSHGSFGYFPTYSLGSVLAAQLYAAAEDELGDLSGDVRTGDFDRLNGWLRENVHRHGKRYTTPDLIEEATGEEYAADHFLEYAKGKYGELYDLDGY; this is encoded by the coding sequence ATGTCCACCGATCAAGCACGGTCCGCGGAGGGCGACGCCTACGAGGAACTCGAATCGCGCGTCGAACGGATCGCGAACGTCCAGAACGCCGCGGGGGTCCTCCGCTGGGATCAGGAGGTCGTGATGCCCGAGGGCGGGACGCCCGCGCGGGCGAAACAGCTGTCGACGCTGTCGTCGGTCGGCCACGAACTGCTGACGGCCGACGAGACCGGCGAGTTGCTCGACGAACTCGAGGGCGAGGACCTCTCCGGCGAGCGGGCGGCGGTCGTCCGCGAGGTGCGACGCCGGTACGACCGGGCGACGAGCGTCCCGAGCGAACTCGTCGAGGAGATTTCCGAGACGACCTCGAACGCCCACCCCGTCTGGAAGGAGGCCAAAGAGGAGGACGACTTCGAGGCCTTCGCGCCGACGCTCGAGAAACTCGTCGAACTCAAACGCGAGTACGCAAACCACATCGACCCCGACGCCGACCCGTACGCGGTGCTGTTCGCCGACTACGAGCCCTATCTCGACCTCGAAACGGCCGAGCGGGTACTCGAACGCCTGCGCGACGAACTCGTGCCGCTGATCGAGGCGATCGAGGACGGCGACGCCGACCTCGCCACCGACGCCTTCTCGGGTACCTTCGCAGACGACGACCAGGAGGCGCTCGCCCGCGACGCCCTCGACGCGCTGGGGTACGAGTGGGACCGGGGCCGCCTCGACACCGCGCCGCACCCGTTCTCCTCGGGCACCCAGTTCGACGCCCGCGTGACGACGCGGTTCGACGAGTCCGACCTGCTGGGCTCGCTCACCTCGACGATCCACGAGTTCGGCCACGCCAACTACACCCTCGGGCTCCCCGACGAGGGGTACGCGACGCCGCTGGGCGAGTCGCGCGACCTCACCGTCCACGAGTCCCAGTCCCGGCTCTGGGAGAACCACGTCGGCCGCTCGAAGGCCTTCTGGGAGTACTTCCTGCCGACCGCTCGCGAGCGGTTCCCCGAACTCGAGGACGTCGGCCCCGGGGAGGCCTACGAGGCCGCCAATCAGGTGTACGACGACAACCTCATCCGGGTCGAGGCGGACGAACTCACCTACCACCTCCACATCGTGATCCGCTTCGAGATCGAACGCGACCTCATCTCGGGCGACCTCGACGTCGAGGACGTGCCCGAGGTCTGGAACGACAAGTACGAGGAGTACCTCGGCGTCCGCCCCGAGACCGACGCCGAGGGGTGTCTGCAGGACATCCACTGGAGCCACGGCTCGTTCGGCTACTTCCCGACGTACTCGCTGGGGTCGGTGCTCGCGGCGCAACTGTACGCCGCCGCCGAGGACGAACTCGGCGACCTCTCCGGGGACGTCCGCACCGGCGACTTCGACCGGCTCAACGGCTGGCTGCGCGAGAACGTCCACCGCCACGGCAAGCGCTACACCACGCCCGACCTGATCGAGGAGGCGACGGGCGAGGAGTACGCCGCCGACCACTTCCTCGAGTACGCGAAGGGGAAGTACGGCGAGTTGTACGACCTCGACGGCTACTGA
- a CDS encoding Tm-1-like ATP-binding domain-containing protein produces MAVVIVGTLDTKGEEIGFARDVVESQGVDVHVVDVGVMGDPEIEPDTSAAEVAEAADTTLERLREDADRGEAMTAMGEGAAAVATRLHEAGVLDGVLGLGGSGNTSIATEAMRALPVGVPKLMVSTMASGDTEPYVGAKDVAMMYSVADIEGLNQLSRKVIANAALATVGMVANEPDVEVEDRPTIGITMFGVTTPCVQTAREYLEDRGYETIVFHATGTGGRAMEDLVRQGVIDGVLDVTTTEWADELVGGVLNAGPDRLDAAAETGTPQVVSTGALDMVNFGPRESVPAEFEGRTFHVHNPQVTLMRTTPEENAELGEILAEKLTAATGPTTLALPLGGVSMLDAEGEDFHDPEADAALFEALRKNLGDDVELLELDAAINDDAFAEAIAEQLDEYVREAGLGPEA; encoded by the coding sequence ATGGCGGTCGTCATCGTCGGCACGTTAGACACGAAAGGCGAAGAGATCGGCTTCGCGCGGGACGTCGTCGAGTCCCAGGGGGTCGACGTCCACGTCGTCGACGTCGGCGTGATGGGCGACCCCGAGATCGAGCCGGACACGTCGGCCGCGGAGGTAGCCGAAGCGGCCGACACCACCCTCGAACGCCTGCGCGAGGACGCCGACCGCGGCGAGGCGATGACGGCGATGGGCGAGGGTGCCGCGGCCGTCGCGACGCGCCTGCACGAGGCGGGCGTCCTCGACGGAGTACTCGGCCTCGGCGGCTCCGGCAACACCTCCATCGCGACCGAGGCGATGCGGGCGCTGCCCGTGGGCGTCCCGAAGCTGATGGTCTCGACGATGGCCTCGGGCGACACCGAGCCGTACGTCGGCGCCAAAGACGTCGCGATGATGTACTCCGTCGCGGACATCGAGGGACTCAACCAGCTCTCGCGGAAGGTGATCGCCAACGCCGCCCTCGCGACGGTCGGGATGGTCGCGAACGAACCCGACGTCGAGGTCGAGGACCGGCCCACGATCGGGATCACGATGTTCGGCGTCACGACCCCCTGCGTCCAGACGGCCCGCGAGTACCTCGAAGACCGCGGCTACGAGACGATCGTCTTCCACGCGACCGGCACCGGCGGCCGCGCGATGGAGGACCTCGTCCGCCAGGGGGTCATCGACGGCGTACTGGACGTGACGACCACCGAGTGGGCCGACGAACTCGTCGGCGGCGTCCTCAACGCCGGCCCGGATCGGCTCGACGCCGCGGCCGAGACCGGCACCCCGCAGGTGGTCTCGACCGGGGCGCTCGACATGGTCAACTTCGGGCCCCGCGAGTCGGTCCCGGCGGAGTTCGAGGGGCGCACCTTCCACGTCCACAACCCGCAGGTGACGCTGATGCGGACGACGCCCGAGGAGAACGCCGAACTCGGCGAGATCCTCGCCGAGAAGCTCACCGCCGCGACGGGGCCGACGACGCTCGCGCTCCCGCTCGGGGGCGTCTCGATGCTCGACGCGGAGGGCGAGGACTTCCACGACCCCGAGGCCGACGCGGCGCTGTTCGAGGCGCTCCGGAAGAACCTCGGCGACGACGTCGAACTGCTCGAACTCGACGCCGCGATCAACGACGACGCGTTCGCGGAGGCCATCGCCGAACAACTCGACGAGTACGTACGCGAGGCCGGCCTCGGTCCCGAGGCGTAG